Part of the uncultured Desulfobacter sp. genome, CGGTAATCCGCCCCACAATGGGAATCACTTTTTTCCGATGATCCGCCTGGGCGGCACCGGCCTTATCCAGGATAACAATGTTCCTGCTGTACCGGCCCATTCTGCGGATATAGCCTTTGGTTTCAAGCAGTTTTAGGGTCTGGGCAACGGCGGCATGGCTGATATCAAGGCGTTTGGCCATCTCCCGGAGGCTCGGGGTCTCCCCGGATTCTCCAAAGGTGGACGTCAAAAAGCCCATGACCTTTTTTTGTTTTTCTGTAAGCTTTGGCCTCATTTTTGCTTTAATCTTTTCCCGTGGTTTTTATTAATATGGCAAATGTCATATTTAATGTCAATGTAAATGTTAATGTAAAGTTTACCGCAAATAAAATGTAAAAATGTGTAGGCCTAAGTTAAATATTGACAAACCAGAATTCAATGGGCTACAGAAAACGATACCCATGGGACAATTTGTATGATGCAATTTAAAGCATTTTTAAGATGTTAACCTTAATGGATTTGCGATGGCTCAATTAGAACTTAAAGAAATCAGTGTACGGTTTGGCGGGCTCCTGGCTCTGTCCAAATTGAGTTTTACCATCGGCAACGGCCGGGTTGTCGGGCTCATTGGACCGAACGGCGCGGGAAAAACAACGGTGTTTAATGTACTGACCGGCGTGTATCAGGCCTCCGAGGGCGACGTGATCTTTAACGGCAAAAGCATCAAGGGCAAACGCCCCTATGTTATCTTTGAAAAAGGGATTGCCAGAACATTTCAAAATATCCGTCTGTTTTCAGCCATGACCGCCGTTGAAAACGCCATGGTGGCCCGCCATTGCAGAACCGGGAAAGGTATTATCAGCTCCATCCTGCACACCCCGTCCCAGAAACGGGAAGAGGCCTGGATCCGGGAAAAAGCCTTGGAGGCCCTCAAATTCATGGGGGTGGATAAATATGCGGACACCGTGGCCTCCAATCTGCCCTATGGTCTCCAGCGGCGCCTGGAAATTGCCCGGGCCATTGCATCCGAACCCCAGGTACTGCTTTTGGACGAACCCGCCGCCGGCATGAACCCCAGCGAGTCCGCAGAATTGATGCGTGACATTGCGCGCATGAAAGACCTCGGCATTGACGTACTTTTGGTGGAGCACGACATGAAAGTGGTCATGGGGGTGTGTGAACATATTGTTTGTGTTGACCATGGTGTGAAAATCGCTGAAGGCTCTCCTTCCGAGATTCAAAATGACCCCAATGTAATAGAGGCATACCTTGGGCAGCCTGCCAATCAATAAACAGCCATGGACGAACCAGACTGGTCCGTCCCAGGGTTCCCCCCAACGAATATTAAAAAAAAGAGAGGCGGAGGTTACACAGACGTTTTTTTATATGAAAGAACCGATAAGTTACTAAACTTCTTTCATTCTTTGTTGTGGGTCAAACCTGGGCGTTGATAGACCAGGTCGGCCCATGGCCGTTATAAAAAAAGCAGCCCCGGGCCGACCTGGTTTCACCGGCGTTCAGCCCACAACGAAAGTTATACGACCTGTGGAGGTTAAGACTTTCTTATAAATTTTTTAGGAGGAAAAATGAAAAGAGTTATTTCCACTTTAGTTTTAGGCCTGTTCCTGGTTGCCTGCCTTGCGGGCGCGGCGTATGCAAAAACCTTGAAGATCGGCTCCATGAGTCCGTTGACAGGCCCCTATGCCTCTGACGGCACCGACATCAAAAACGGCGCACTCACAGCCATTGAGGTGATGATGGAACAGGGCGGAATTCCCGGATATGACAAAATCGAACTGGTGCCCCAGGATACCGCATGCGACCCCCGCCAAGCGGTTGCGGCGGCCAACAAGCTGATCAACGAAGAAGTGACCAGCGTTGTGGGCGCCTATTGCTCTTCATCCACCATCCCGGCATCCGAGACCCTGGATGAGGAAGATATCATCATGATCACGCCGGCATCCACCAATGAGATGGTTACGGACCGCGGACTGCCCTATATGTTCCGTATGGCCGGCCGGGATGATGACCAGGCACCGGCTGCGGCACGTTTCATCAAAGAAGAACTCAAAGCCAAAACCCTTTTCATTGTTGACGATAAAACCACATATTCCCAGGGCCTTGCAGACGGCGTTGAAAAATCAGCCAAAGAGATGGGCATTGATGTTGTGGCCCATGAGCATGTAAACCAGGGGGACAAAGACTTTTCCGCCATCCTGACACTTGCCAAAAAATCCAATGCAGACGTGTACTACATGTCTTTACAGGGATTTTCCCCGGCTGCAATGATGACCCTGCAGGCCAAACGTCTGGGTCTGCAATCCCAGATCGTTACCAACGATGCCGTTTTCCAGCCCCGGTACATGGAAGTGGCCAAGGATGCCGCCGCAGGTGTTTTCCTCACCTATGGGTTCACAGACCCCACAACCCCGGAATACAAAGAATTTTCAGATCGTTATGTTCCCAAATACGGGAAAATTGCCGCCTATGCCACCTACGCATATGACTCTGCCATGGCGTATATGAAAGCAGTCAAGGCTGCCGGCACTACAGATCCTGCCAAAGTAAAAGCCGAATTGATGAAACTGGATTACCAGGGGGTTTCCAAACACATAAAATTCAACAAGAAGGGTGATTCAGGATCTTCCTACATTGCCTTCAAGGTTGTAGACGGCAAGTTCGTTCCTTACTGGGACCCCGCCAAAGGCCGGATCAAATAACAACAACACAAGTGACTTAGCACACAGCCGGTCTCACAGACACATTGGGTTTCAGGACCGGCTGTACCTGTTTTCACATACAAGCCACAAGAAAAAATTAAAGCATGGAATATTTTATTCAGCAGCTGATTAACGGTTTGACCCTGGGCGGAATGTACGCCCTGATCGCATTGGGTTACACCATGGTTTACGGCGTCATCCAGCTTATCAACTTTGCCCATGGTGAATTTTTCGCCGCAGGCGGCTACATCGGGGCCATTGTCTTGGCGTACCTGGCGGGCTCCGGATACATGGATGCCCATCCGGTCCTGTGTCTGGCCATAGCCTTTGCCGTGGCCATGGCCTACACGGCCTACCTGGCCATCGGCGTAGAAAAGATCGCCTACAAACCGTTGAGAAAGGCGTCCCGCCTCTCTGTTCTGCTTTCTGCCCTGGGCATGTCCATTTTTCTGTCCAACGGCATGATGCTCACCCGGGGAGTGTATGATGCGGTCTATCCGTCCGAACTTTTCCAGGGCGGAATGAATTTTGGATCGGTGACGGTTTCATACCTCCAGATCACCATCGTATCCCTGACGGCGGTCCTGCTCATTGGGCTGAACCTGCTTGTGTTCAAAACCAAAATCGGCATGGCCATGCGGGCAACCGCCCAGGATAAGACCATGTCCGCCCTGGTGGCCATCGGGTCCAACAAGATCATCTCTTTGACCTTTGCCATCGGTGCCGGGCTGGCAGCTGCCGCCGGTATCATGTACGGGCTGTATTACGGGTCCGTGAAATATGACATGGGATTTGTGCCCGGCATCAAGGCCTTTTCCGCTGCGGTTCTCGGCGGTATCGGCAATATCACCGGCGCCATGATCGGCGGCCTCATCATCGGCCTGGTGGAAATCTTCGGGGCCGGTTATCTCTCCGGTGAGTACAAGGACGTCTATGCCTTTATCATCCTGATCGGGGTACTTTATTTTAAACCTACTGGAATTATGGGCGAAAATATCGATGATACAAGAGTTTAAAAAAGTATTAAAACCCTATGTTTTGGGCATGCTGTGGCTGCTGGGATTGCTGTGGCCCATGCTGGGCATTCATCCGGACGGCACCCTCTCCTTTCACCAGACCTTGACGGTGTGGGGGTATATTGCCGCAGGATCACTGGTCTGCATTGTTGCCTATCTGGTCCATGTCAGCGGGACAGCCTCTTTTATCAGCACGCCTGTAACAAGGGCTGTTCAGGGGGCTAAAAAAAGTGCCACGGCCCTGCCGACCTGGGTCTGGCTGGCGGCATTGCTGATTTTTGCCCTGGCCTATCCCCAGTTTGCCGGGCGTTACGGCACGGACGTGGCCATCAGTGTGCTGTTCTACATCTGCCTGGGTCTGGGGCTGAACATCGTGGTGGGACTGGCCGGCATGCTTGACCTTGGATATATTGCATTTTACGGTGTGGGCGCTTACACCTATGCGCTTTTAAACACAACATACGGCTTTGCCTTCTGGATCTGCCTGCCCTTTGCCGCGGTGTTTGCCGCCATTGCCGGATGCATTGTGGGATATCCGACATTGAGAATGCGCGGGGACTACCTGGCCATTGTGACCCTGGGGTTTGGCGAGATCATCCGGCTGATCCTCAATAACTGGATGGAACTGACCAACGGCCCCAACGGCATCCTCGGCCTTGACCGCATCGTGTGGTTCCGTTTTCTTTTTGAAGACGGCATCAGCTTTGAAACCATCTGGGTGAAAAAACTTCAGCTGTTTTACTATTTTGCCCTGGGGCTTGCCGTTGTGGTAATCATTGTGGTGCACCGGCTCAATTTTTCCCGGGTGGGCCGGGCCTGGGAATCCATCCGTGAGGATGAGACCGCCGCCGAGCTCATGGGCGTCAACACCTTTTTATATAAGCTTATGGCCTATGGCATGGGGGCGTTTCTGGCAGGGCTTGCCGGTGCGTTTTTTGCAGCCAGAATGAAGTTTGTATCCCCGGAAAGTTTCACCTTCCTTGAATCGGCCATGGTGCTGTGCATGGTTGTTCTGGGCGGCATGGGGTCCATTCCGGGCGTTATTCTGGGTGTCATTGCCCTGATCGCCCTGCCCGAGGCCTTCCGCCAGTTTGAAGCATACCGCATGCTGATTTTCGGTTTAACCATGATCCTGATGATGCTGTTCCGCCCGGCCGGATTAATTCCCGCCAAACGTATGGGCCAGCGGTCCGAAGAAAAGGAGGGCTAACCCCATGGGTGAACAGCCAATACTTGAAATGAAAAATGTCCATTCCGGGTATGGATCCATCAAAGCCCTGAAGGGCGTATCCATGAAAGTGATGCCCGGAGAAATTGTGGCCATGATCGGGGCCAACGGCGCCGGTAAATCCACAACATTGATGACCATCTGCGGGATTGTCAAAGCCACGGCCGGTGAAATCTGGTATGACGGCAAAAAAATTAATAAACTCAATCCGGAAAAACTCCCCACCATGGGGCTTTGCCAGGTACCCGAAGGCCGCAGGATTTTTCCGAGACTGTCCGTGGAAGAGAATCTGATTCTTGGTGCATTTCACAGAAAAGACAAAGAACAGATCAAAAAAGACATTGATTACTCCTATGATCTTTTTCCGCGACTGGGAGAACGGCGCAGACAGGAAGGCGGCACCCTGTCCGGCGGCGAGCAGCAGATGCTGGCCATTGCCAGGGCCTTGATGACCAAACCCAAGGTGCTGCTGCTGGATGAACCCTCCCTGGGGCTTGCCCCCATCATTATCCAGCAGATTTTTGATATCATTAAAGATGTAAATAAAAAAGACGGAACGACCATCCTGGTGGTCGAGCAGAACGCCAACCTGGCCCTGCAGTCCGCCACCCGGGGATATGTCATGGAAACCGGTGAAATTACCCTTGAGGACAAGGCATCCGCCCTGCTTGAGAATCCCAAAATCCGGGAGGCCTATCTAGGCGAATAAAAAAGTCGCGGCTTTAAAATAAAACAGCCCAGGGGATGAATACTCATCCCCTGGGCTGTTTTTGTTTGTATTTTTACGCAGGCAAAATCGAGGTTCGAGTCCATTGCCGGTCATTTTTTGTAGGAGCAATCCCCTGTGGTTGCCCTCGTTAGGGCAGGCTCGGCGGCAGGGCAGGCACAGTGACCTGCCCCTGCAGCAGCGGTCAACGTGAAACCCAATCCCCCCAGATTTTATTGAAACAGTTTCACGTCAAACTTCTGCCCCCCAATAGAGGCCTCATACATCAGTCCCCCCTTGGCATGGATAAATACGGCCATCCCTTTGAAATATCCTGTTTCTGCCTGGACCCCCGTGGCCGGTCCGGCACTGGCCCCGGCGGTGCCGCCGTCACTGCCGGCTTTGGCCTGGACACCGGCAGTCACCACGACGGCTGAAATCGAGGCATCAAATTCAAATGACCCGGCGGTAAATTCATCATAGGCCCGTTTGTCCTGGAAAAAGATGATCTCGGAAAATACCTGACCGCCCATCTGAAACCCAAGGGAAATCTTGACAATAGAAGCCGTACCCGTGATCAGACCGGCCTGGTAAACCCGGCCCTGGCCATAGGCGCCGCCGACAAAAAAGGCGCCTTTGCCCACGTTGGGAAATACTGCATAGCCATAACAATTTTCAAAAAAAGGCTGGGCCGCCTCGGCCCGCTTAAACACATTGATCGCACTGGTGCATGAATCCGCGGCGAACGCCGGAACTGTACAAAAAAGAGCGAAAAGACCTGTCAATAGAATAAAAAAACGTTTTGTGGATTTCATTTGTAACTCTCCTTTAAATATTCGGGTCTATCTCCGGCAATTCTATCAGGAGTGACAAGCGCTGCAACTGGTAGGCCCGGATTTTTCTCCGGCTTTGCGTTGTGCCCGATGACAGGCAAGGCAGGTTTTATTCATCACTTGTTTCGCCCGAAGCGTACCTTTTTTCTTTGCCGCATCCAAAGCACCTGTTTTCTTTTCAAAATCCTTGTGACAAACGGCGCAAGCGTCAACAACGTCCTGGTGAAGTTTGTGTTTAAATAAGACAGGACCTTTGCTGCCGCCATCCAGGGTTATTTCAGGACGGCCCATATCCTGGGCCATGACACCGGAAACCGGAATTAACGACGCCCCTGCAACGATACTGCAGGCGGCAAAGCAAATAGTAATCACTTTTTTGTTCATGTTTTCATCCTTTTTTTTGTTACCGAATAAGAAACGTGGAAAAGATCTGACTGGGTTCTTATCATAGATGTTTGGGAAAAAACAAGAAAAGGTCACATCATAAATGTTTTGAGCATTGCTGAATCTTGACTTCACCGTGTGTTTTAAATAGTGTCGGAACAAAACTTAAGAACTTTCAAGGAGTGGACATGAAAAAAACAGGAATAATAACGCTGGCAATCGTGATCCTTCTGGCCTGGGCGTCTTTGGGAACGGCTGGCCCTAAAACCATCAAACTTGCACTGGTCACCAAACCGGACTCGGCCCAGTATATTGCCGCCGTGAAGTTCAAATCACTGATTGAAGACAAGGCCGGTGATGCCTGGCAAGTCAAAGTGTACCACTCCGCCTCCGTGGGCAATGAAACTGAAATCCTCCAGCAGATCCAGATGGGCACCATCCAGATGGGCGTTATAACGGGCGGGCCCTTTGATACCTTTGACCCCATCGTCAGGGTGATCAACTATCCTTTTCTATTTAAAGATCATGCCCAGGCCGATGAAATCCTGGACGGGCCGCTGGGACAGCAAATCTTAAAAAGCCTTGAAACGTCCGGATTTAAAGGGATCTGTTTTTCCGAAAACGGATTCAGGAATCTGACCAACAATAAAAGAGGCGTCAACACCCCCGACGACATCAAGGGTCTGAAAATCCGGGTCATGTCTTCTGCTCTGCACAAAGCGGTCTGGCAGGCCCTTGGCGCCAACCCGACGCCCATGCCCTGGCCCATCTATACGGAATTGGAACAAGGCGTCATTGACGGACAGGAAAATCCCCTGTGGGTTATGGAAGTCTATAAATTTTATGAAATCCAGAAATACATGACCCTGACCCGCCATGTCTACTCCCCCCATATTGATGTGGCCAATCTTGCCTGGTTTAACAGTCTGTCCGCCGATGACCGGGCTTTAATCACCGCGTCCATGATTGACGCGGCCAGGTTCCAGCGGGCGGATAACCGCAACAAGAATGCGGCCCGTTTGGCCCTGCTCCGGGAAAAGGGTATGCAGATCAATGAAAATCCGGATATTGAAGCGTTCAGGCAGAAGGTTGCGGGACTAAAAGATATGGAGATGTATGCGGATAGTCGGGTGCTAGCGTTGTTGAACAAGATGCTCAATGCCGTTAAATAATGTTTGAACAAAAAGTCACCCATCTGCGCCTTGCATATGGGCAACTTTTTATCCAAACAGGGACGCCAACCCTATCAATGGACAACCAGCAGATATCATATGAAATTTTTCATACATTTAAGCCGTCGACTAAATGATTCCATCCAATATCTGGTCAGCATCCTGGGCATCGTCATGACCATGGTTGTTGCCTCCCAGGTGTTTTCCAGGTATGTGTTGAATCATTCGCTGTTCTGGTCCGAGGAACTGGCCCGGCTCATCCTGGTCTGGCTGACGTTTTTCGGCGCGACAGTGGCGTATTATCATGGACTTCATCCAGGGGTTGACACGGTGTTCAAACGCCTGCCGGAAACCCCCAAGCGAATAGCAGAGCTGACCTCCTGCCTGGCCGGCATGGTGCTGTTTACGGTGATGGTCGTCTGGGGCGCAAAATTTGCCTGGTTTGTCAAACTCCAGATCACCCCGGCCCTGAATTTGCCCAAATGGGTTGTCATGGCCGTGGTGCCGGTGTGTGGTATCATCTTTCTAGTTCACGCTCTGGCAGGTTTTTGCAACGCGTGTACAGGTCAAAGATATTCACATGATCACTGAAATCCTGATCCTGTCTCTGTTTTTTTTGTTTGTGATCAACACCCCCATTGCCATTGCCATTGGTACCGCCTCCCTGGCAGCCATTGCGGTGCAGGGCGATTTTTCCCTGATGGTGGTGATCCAGCGGATGGTGGCGGGTACGGACTCTTTTCATCTCATGGCGGTGCCGCTGTTTATGTATGCCGGCACCATCATGGAAAAGGGCGGCATGTCCCAGCGGCTCATTAATTTTGCCAATGCACTGACCGGCTGGCTGCCCGGCGGACTGGCTGCGGTTTCCATTGTTTCGGCCATGTTTTTTGCCGGTATTTCCGGTTCGGCAGCAGCAGATGCCGCTGCCGTGGGTGCGATTCTGATTCCGGCCATGAAACGTTCGGGGTATCCGTCGGATTTCTCGGCGGCGGTCCAGGCCGCGGGCGGGTCGCTTGGGGTAGTAATTCCGCCCTCCATTCCCATGATCATTTTCGGATTTCTCACCGGCGCGTCCATTTCCCGGCTCTTTGCCGCAGGCATCCTGCCTGGCCTGCTCATCGCAATTTCCCTGATATCCGTTGCGACCTTTATTTCCTGGAAAAACGGATTTACCCCGGAAAACCAATTTTCATGGCAGACCCTGGGACGCACCGCCAAAGATGCCCTGCCAGCCCTGGGTGCCCCGGTTATCATTTTAGGCGGCATCCTTTCCGGTGTATTCACGGCAACGGAGTCGGCAGCCGTGGCGGTGGTGTATGCCCTGGTCGTCTCCATGGTCGTATACAGACAGATCAGATTCAAAGATATTGTTCCGATATTCGGCCAGGCCGGCATCACCTCCGCCATTGTGATGTTCATTATCTCAACGGCCTATGTATTTTCCTGGATCGCGGCAATTGAACAAATTCCTGACGCCCTGGCAGGGGGACTGCTAAGCATCACGGACAACCCCGTATACCTGCTGCTTTTGATCAACCTTGTGCTCCTGATCACCGGCGTTTTCGTGGAAACCACGGCAGCGTTGATCCTGCTGGTCCCCATGATCACCGCCATGGTGCCCAACCTGGGCATAGACCCGGCCCAGCTGGGTGTGATCGTGGTGGCTAATCTGGCCATCGGCATGCTCACCCCGCCCATGGGCATCTGCCTGATTGTTTCATCAAGTATTTCGGGAGAAAGCATCGGGGCCGTGAGCCGCCGTGTGGTGCCGTTTTTACTGGTACTCATTGTGGATCTTGCCCTGATCACATTTTATCCGCCATTGACCATGTGGCTGGCCAGAATTCTCGGCCCTTGATTTGATTGTCGGCCATTTTTGTAGGGGCAACCCCCTGTGGTTGCCCTCGTTGGGGCAGGCACGGCGGCAGGGCAGGCACAGGGACCTGCCCCTACAGCACCCGACGTTAAAACCACTCCCCCAAATTGCAACGCCGCAGATCGGAGACTTGTCGTCCAAACACTAATTTCCCATGCGAATGTGGGAGACAAAGAAATCTCTAAACTCATCCTCCCTGTGGCTGACGTATAAAATGGTGCTTAACTGCTCCGCTGCCACCTGACCTAAAAAATCCAGAACCGCATTACGATTGGCCCGGTCCAATCCATGGGTGGGTTCGTCCAGCACCAGAAGGTCGGGCAGTTTTATCAGGGCCCGGGCAATGAGTGCCAGCCGCTGATCTGCATAGGAAAGACTTCGGAAAGGATCTTGAGCTTTATCCGCCAGGCTGATTCGTTCCAGCCAGGCCAGGGCTTTTTTGTCATCTTCAGGCGTTGGGCGCTGGTACAAACCAATGGTGTCATAAATACCGGATGTCACACAGGCCAGAACACTGCCGGCCACCCGATAGCTGCGGTGAAATTCCGTGCTGACAATACCCATCCTTTTTTTCAACTCCCAGATGGACTCTCCGGTTCCCCTGCGGGTGCCGAAGATCCACAGTCGATTCCGGTAGCAGGCGGGATGATCGCCCGTGATCACCTGTAGCAAAGTGGACTTACCGCAGCCGTTGGGACCCGACACCAGGGTATGCTCACCTGCGGCGATGCTCAGGTTTAGATCGGAAAAAACAGGATCTCCCGAATAGCCGGCATGGCCGTCTTCAAGCCTGACAAGCGCCTTCGAATGCGGTGATCCCTCTGTTTTTGCAGATTTTATATCATTAATATCCGCTGTAAAATTTGCCTGCCCTTGAAACTCTATCAGTTTAGGCAAGACCTCCTGCCGAGGAC contains:
- a CDS encoding TRAP transporter large permease is translated as MITEILILSLFFLFVINTPIAIAIGTASLAAIAVQGDFSLMVVIQRMVAGTDSFHLMAVPLFMYAGTIMEKGGMSQRLINFANALTGWLPGGLAAVSIVSAMFFAGISGSAAADAAAVGAILIPAMKRSGYPSDFSAAVQAAGGSLGVVIPPSIPMIIFGFLTGASISRLFAAGILPGLLIAISLISVATFISWKNGFTPENQFSWQTLGRTAKDALPALGAPVIILGGILSGVFTATESAAVAVVYALVVSMVVYRQIRFKDIVPIFGQAGITSAIVMFIISTAYVFSWIAAIEQIPDALAGGLLSITDNPVYLLLLINLVLLITGVFVETTAALILLVPMITAMVPNLGIDPAQLGVIVVANLAIGMLTPPMGICLIVSSSISGESIGAVSRRVVPFLLVLIVDLALITFYPPLTMWLARILGP
- a CDS encoding cytochrome c3 family protein, with translation MNKKVITICFAACSIVAGASLIPVSGVMAQDMGRPEITLDGGSKGPVLFKHKLHQDVVDACAVCHKDFEKKTGALDAAKKKGTLRAKQVMNKTCLACHRAQRKAGEKSGPTSCSACHS
- a CDS encoding lipid-binding SYLF domain-containing protein; translation: MKSTKRFFILLTGLFALFCTVPAFAADSCTSAINVFKRAEAAQPFFENCYGYAVFPNVGKGAFFVGGAYGQGRVYQAGLITGTASIVKISLGFQMGGQVFSEIIFFQDKRAYDEFTAGSFEFDASISAVVVTAGVQAKAGSDGGTAGASAGPATGVQAETGYFKGMAVFIHAKGGLMYEASIGGQKFDVKLFQ
- a CDS encoding TRAP transporter small permease — protein: MKFFIHLSRRLNDSIQYLVSILGIVMTMVVASQVFSRYVLNHSLFWSEELARLILVWLTFFGATVAYYHGLHPGVDTVFKRLPETPKRIAELTSCLAGMVLFTVMVVWGAKFAWFVKLQITPALNLPKWVVMAVVPVCGIIFLVHALAGFCNACTGQRYSHDH
- a CDS encoding branched-chain amino acid ABC transporter permease encodes the protein MEYFIQQLINGLTLGGMYALIALGYTMVYGVIQLINFAHGEFFAAGGYIGAIVLAYLAGSGYMDAHPVLCLAIAFAVAMAYTAYLAIGVEKIAYKPLRKASRLSVLLSALGMSIFLSNGMMLTRGVYDAVYPSELFQGGMNFGSVTVSYLQITIVSLTAVLLIGLNLLVFKTKIGMAMRATAQDKTMSALVAIGSNKIISLTFAIGAGLAAAAGIMYGLYYGSVKYDMGFVPGIKAFSAAVLGGIGNITGAMIGGLIIGLVEIFGAGYLSGEYKDVYAFIILIGVLYFKPTGIMGENIDDTRV
- a CDS encoding ABC transporter ATP-binding protein — translated: MAQLELKEISVRFGGLLALSKLSFTIGNGRVVGLIGPNGAGKTTVFNVLTGVYQASEGDVIFNGKSIKGKRPYVIFEKGIARTFQNIRLFSAMTAVENAMVARHCRTGKGIISSILHTPSQKREEAWIREKALEALKFMGVDKYADTVASNLPYGLQRRLEIARAIASEPQVLLLDEPAAGMNPSESAELMRDIARMKDLGIDVLLVEHDMKVVMGVCEHIVCVDHGVKIAEGSPSEIQNDPNVIEAYLGQPANQ
- a CDS encoding TRAP transporter substrate-binding protein, producing the protein MKKTGIITLAIVILLAWASLGTAGPKTIKLALVTKPDSAQYIAAVKFKSLIEDKAGDAWQVKVYHSASVGNETEILQQIQMGTIQMGVITGGPFDTFDPIVRVINYPFLFKDHAQADEILDGPLGQQILKSLETSGFKGICFSENGFRNLTNNKRGVNTPDDIKGLKIRVMSSALHKAVWQALGANPTPMPWPIYTELEQGVIDGQENPLWVMEVYKFYEIQKYMTLTRHVYSPHIDVANLAWFNSLSADDRALITASMIDAARFQRADNRNKNAARLALLREKGMQINENPDIEAFRQKVAGLKDMEMYADSRVLALLNKMLNAVK
- a CDS encoding ATP-binding cassette domain-containing protein, whose protein sequence is MEKAAFAGFFNGKFRLAEMPQTWLNTPMKIENVKTSDLDIPLFEASAGEFWCILGQNRSGIDKFFSLLSPDHAGIPGAEICLPKDMGIFSFAGQQEIFEQELKNDDSDFMDRLDPGTLARAFIHDPDQYGDMIRAFGMDQVLDQGYRQLSTGQTRKLLLLSRISSGSQWLLIQSPFDGLDKAGCGQLDLALGHCRSCGMGILAFVYDPGDVPAGATHIAVIENGQMALCGPRQEVLPKLIEFQGQANFTADINDIKSAKTEGSPHSKALVRLEDGHAGYSGDPVFSDLNLSIAAGEHTLVSGPNGCGKSTLLQVITGDHPACYRNRLWIFGTRRGTGESIWELKKRMGIVSTEFHRSYRVAGSVLACVTSGIYDTIGLYQRPTPEDDKKALAWLERISLADKAQDPFRSLSYADQRLALIARALIKLPDLLVLDEPTHGLDRANRNAVLDFLGQVAAEQLSTILYVSHREDEFRDFFVSHIRMGN
- a CDS encoding branched-chain amino acid ABC transporter substrate-binding protein, yielding MKRVISTLVLGLFLVACLAGAAYAKTLKIGSMSPLTGPYASDGTDIKNGALTAIEVMMEQGGIPGYDKIELVPQDTACDPRQAVAAANKLINEEVTSVVGAYCSSSTIPASETLDEEDIIMITPASTNEMVTDRGLPYMFRMAGRDDDQAPAAARFIKEELKAKTLFIVDDKTTYSQGLADGVEKSAKEMGIDVVAHEHVNQGDKDFSAILTLAKKSNADVYYMSLQGFSPAAMMTLQAKRLGLQSQIVTNDAVFQPRYMEVAKDAAAGVFLTYGFTDPTTPEYKEFSDRYVPKYGKIAAYATYAYDSAMAYMKAVKAAGTTDPAKVKAELMKLDYQGVSKHIKFNKKGDSGSSYIAFKVVDGKFVPYWDPAKGRIK
- the livM gene encoding high-affinity branched-chain amino acid ABC transporter permease LivM, yielding MIQEFKKVLKPYVLGMLWLLGLLWPMLGIHPDGTLSFHQTLTVWGYIAAGSLVCIVAYLVHVSGTASFISTPVTRAVQGAKKSATALPTWVWLAALLIFALAYPQFAGRYGTDVAISVLFYICLGLGLNIVVGLAGMLDLGYIAFYGVGAYTYALLNTTYGFAFWICLPFAAVFAAIAGCIVGYPTLRMRGDYLAIVTLGFGEIIRLILNNWMELTNGPNGILGLDRIVWFRFLFEDGISFETIWVKKLQLFYYFALGLAVVVIIVVHRLNFSRVGRAWESIREDETAAELMGVNTFLYKLMAYGMGAFLAGLAGAFFAARMKFVSPESFTFLESAMVLCMVVLGGMGSIPGVILGVIALIALPEAFRQFEAYRMLIFGLTMILMMLFRPAGLIPAKRMGQRSEEKEG
- a CDS encoding ABC transporter ATP-binding protein; the encoded protein is MLEMKNVHSGYGSIKALKGVSMKVMPGEIVAMIGANGAGKSTTLMTICGIVKATAGEIWYDGKKINKLNPEKLPTMGLCQVPEGRRIFPRLSVEENLILGAFHRKDKEQIKKDIDYSYDLFPRLGERRRQEGGTLSGGEQQMLAIARALMTKPKVLLLDEPSLGLAPIIIQQIFDIIKDVNKKDGTTILVVEQNANLALQSATRGYVMETGEITLEDKASALLENPKIREAYLGE